A genome region from Anaerobaca lacustris includes the following:
- a CDS encoding DUF167 domain-containing protein: protein MPEPEIQEDEQGVVLIAKIVPGSSRTALAGILDRMVKIKVAAPPEKGKANECLVAFLARQLGVRKNAIAIVAGLTSPVKHVRIEGISAHTCLERLGFRAQESR from the coding sequence GGAAATCCAGGAAGACGAGCAAGGCGTCGTGCTGATCGCCAAGATCGTGCCCGGCAGCAGCAGAACGGCGCTCGCGGGCATCCTTGACCGCATGGTCAAGATCAAGGTGGCGGCGCCGCCGGAGAAGGGCAAGGCCAATGAGTGTCTGGTCGCCTTCCTGGCCCGACAACTCGGCGTCCGGAAGAATGCCATCGCCATCGTCGCCGGACTGACCAGCCCGGTCAAACACGTGCGAATCGAAGGGATCTCCGCACACACGTGCCTGGAGAGGCTCGGCTTCCGTGCCCAGGAAAGTCGATGA